Genomic DNA from Gossypium hirsutum isolate 1008001.06 chromosome A01, Gossypium_hirsutum_v2.1, whole genome shotgun sequence:
AAATTTAAACAATGATATGGTGCAGAGAAAGAGTAACAAAATGGCTCAATGAACATGGCTTATGCACTCAGATCACAAAGATGCTTCACTTTCAATGCAACAAACATTGGCACCAAAATTCTTTCTCTAGTTTGCTTTACAACAAATGAGAACTGATTAGAATTTCATCGACTGCCTTCTTGTTTGTTAGATTTAAGATTTCAGCCACAAATGACCGAAAATAAGACCAAAGATGGTATGTTGAAGCAGCATGCCAACAAATTCTACATCATTCTTTGATCAGAAATGCCGAGTGTTCTACTTAGCAGAACAGATTTATGTAATTCAACAATACAAGAAAAAGTTGCCGATGCTGTGAAATTTTAGCAGCTAATGTGTATGGGAATAAGACTTAACATGGAAAAAGTAACAAAAGCcagaaaaaaaaaaatgaaaagaaaagtgagaagaaaaaagaaagtcaGAGATATCTGAAAGTCGCCCTTCATATCATAGGTCCAAAATCTTCTATGGAGTCATTCAATGTACAACAAGTACAACTTACCTCTACATAACACTGaaataagaagaagaaatcaTTAACACAGAAGAGAATATAGGAAGCTCGAGAACCTCAATACCGAATGTAACAAACAGAACCACCAACTAAGATTGTCAACATTATGTCTTCTTTTCCCCACCTCAAGCTCAAAATTTAGTCATGTAGCCTCAAAAACCACCTTATTGGCTGAATGACCTCCCAAGCATGCAGTCTATAAATTTTAAGTAAACTGAGATATTTCCCAGTAACCATTGCCACAAAGAAAACCATATTAACTTGATACCAGCACACTGATGTAATTGCAAGATGATAAGCCTAAGAACATATTGTCACTTAGAGAAACATCACGATTAATATCCATCACCAGAAGCTGACTGAGGACACAGAATGCCACTGGCAACTTAATTGCAGCCGTGAAGTCTGCACAACTGACAATTACAAAAGAACTGACACTGCAACAGTGACACAACAGAGTGTAGTAAAAGAAACACACTAAGTATACTACCTACAAGCTCAAGATGAAACTCAGAAATTGAATTTCATTTCCAATTACCAGCACCCCCTCAGGATCACTTAAAAAAAAGCCAGAAAGAGAAATAACTACTAACCAAGACTCTACATGATGAAACTTGAAGAAAAGGGCTAATTAAAAATAGAGcagaaatgttgaatgatgaaaatGGGGTGTCAATGATTACCAAAGTTTTGAATCAATCATCCCCAGTAGGAAACAATGTAAGAACCTTCCTTCCACCATTCCCATTGGCCGATTCCAAATCTTCCACATAACTACTGGGAGCTTGATTATGCATGGGTGTCCCTCCGATCCTATGCATTGGTTGCTGCGTCTGCCTGCCTAAGAAGGGATGCTCAAATTGGCTATTCGGAGATGACCCATAGTGCCCCATTTGTGGCCTATGATACTGAGACTGCAAATGGGGATGTCCTACTGCAGCCGCCACTATCTGCTGTTGCTGGTGATGATGGTGATGCTGCAGTGCTGGCACTGGCACGAATGGTAAGAAATGCTCTGAATTACCCCTACCTGGATGAAGAAAGTGTGGTGGAACAGGTGAGCTTGCAAACAAATGGTCTGTGGCTGGATCAGCCGAGGCACCTAATCCGGCACCCCCAGATCCACCATTGGCACCACCTCCACTACCACCAGATAAACCTTGCATTCTCTTCAAATAAAGGCGATACTTCTGCAAATGACTAGCAACGTTCTCTCTTGTCAAACCATCAACACTCATCAACTGCATTATAGTCTTGGGGACAGCGTTCTTGATCCCCAAATGAGCCACAGCGTCAACAAATCTCTTGTGAAGCTGTGGGGTCCACACGAGACGAGGCCGCTTGAGAGTCCGTGCTGGCTCATCCCCAGCAGCCCCGGATCCCAAGTCCCCAGAATCAGCGGCGAATTCAGCTAAGGTAGGTTGAGAAGAAGGCTGGACAGCGGCGGAAGGTGGAGGAGGAGCAGGCTGTACTGAGGACTGTTGCTGTTGAGCATGGTGATGATTGGGGTTACGAATGTCGAAGGCCATAGCAAGATCAGGAGTAATTAGGGATTGGGAAAGAGGCATAAGCTCATCCGGAGATGGCAGCTCTTCCTCCCATCTAGAGAACCAATTCGAATCCTCTTCCCTCATAATTATtcacaaattataattttaaaacaattgtAGTAATTAACCCAAACCCAAGCTCAGACCAACAAATCAAAACCTCCTAATTCTGCTCACTGCACCAacaatcaaacaatcacaaaatTCAGAACTtacatatttatggatttatgaaATGCTAAAACCACAATTgcctaattaaaataaaaaacaataacaaGACTAAGGAAAGCAATACTCACGTAGCCAagcaaaggaagaagaagaagattggGGTTTGGTCGAGGGTTGAGAGCGAAAGACAGAGAGTGGAGGGAGGTTCGAGGTggatctttgttttctttcttttcagcTTTTATCAATGCCTACTGTTTCTCATGCTTTTCTTAAAattcctttccttttttattttttcatattcctttttttatttccatttttaaaatatataaaaaataataaaaggataAACTGCACCCTTCTCACTTAATTATACCTATCTTTCCATTTTCATCACCCAACTTTAAAATCTTATAATTGGATCACTGTTCTTTTGTCACCTATAGGGCcgtttttaattggtataataataaatttagcttcgatatttataaattatatcaaattaatcccaattttaaaaaaaaagttaaactcTTAAAGTGTCAATTTGGTATAAATAAAGTGAATTTTAGTGCATGCAATGATATATA
This window encodes:
- the LOC107922230 gene encoding transcription factor MYBC1 — encoded protein: MREEDSNWFSRWEEELPSPDELMPLSQSLITPDLAMAFDIRNPNHHHAQQQQSSVQPAPPPPSAAVQPSSQPTLAEFAADSGDLGSGAAGDEPARTLKRPRLVWTPQLHKRFVDAVAHLGIKNAVPKTIMQLMSVDGLTRENVASHLQKYRLYLKRMQGLSGGSGGGANGGSGGAGLGASADPATDHLFASSPVPPHFLHPGRGNSEHFLPFVPVPALQHHHHHQQQQIVAAAVGHPHLQSQYHRPQMGHYGSSPNSQFEHPFLGRQTQQPMHRIGGTPMHNQAPSSYVEDLESANGNGGRKVLTLFPTGDD